A genomic segment from Candidatus Poribacteria bacterium encodes:
- a CDS encoding phytanoyl-CoA dioxygenase family protein — protein MTPEQRYLFDVTGYLHIKGAVKGDALKEAQEAVDRYIHTPLDERPEEFTTRPRDLEPGKGGRYEHGFAFDRSLEAMTVHPAIWPLIKEFTFDKPRFVTGTLTLEQHNPDRLAMGTNPAGLHCAREGRHWLTRYEVQNSQIYCNDFVAFFYLTDVEPGDGGLIVIPGSHKSKFERPEDLLTPGPDGIDPEPDDVFTNLTPKAGDFLVISELLTHGVLRWKPKDRDRRFLILRYRPQYDGKQSLPEKIVNRLTPEVQELVQTASYGHTKEIVKQDVVKLTV, from the coding sequence ATGACACCAGAACAACGTTATCTATTTGACGTTACAGGCTATTTACACATCAAAGGGGCAGTCAAAGGGGATGCCCTCAAGGAGGCACAAGAGGCTGTGGATCGATATATTCATACGCCCCTTGATGAACGTCCCGAAGAATTTACGACGCGTCCCCGCGACTTAGAACCCGGCAAAGGTGGAAGATACGAACACGGATTCGCCTTTGACCGTTCACTTGAGGCGATGACGGTGCATCCGGCTATCTGGCCCCTTATCAAAGAGTTCACCTTCGATAAGCCGCGGTTTGTTACTGGCACTCTCACCCTTGAACAGCACAATCCGGACAGACTCGCGATGGGAACAAATCCAGCAGGTTTGCACTGCGCACGCGAGGGACGGCACTGGCTCACCCGCTATGAAGTTCAGAATAGCCAGATCTACTGCAACGACTTCGTGGCGTTCTTCTATTTGACAGATGTGGAGCCCGGCGACGGTGGGCTTATCGTCATCCCGGGTTCGCATAAGAGCAAATTCGAGAGACCTGAAGACCTTCTCACCCCAGGCCCCGACGGCATTGATCCTGAACCAGATGATGTTTTCACCAATCTCACACCTAAGGCGGGTGATTTTCTCGTCATCTCTGAACTCTTGACGCACGGTGTCTTACGGTGGAAACCGAAGGATCGAGACAGACGTTTCCTTATTCTCCGCTATCGTCCGCAATACGACGGTAAGCAAAGTTTACCAGAGAAAATCGTCAACCGTTTAACACCTGAAGTTCAAGAACTCGTGCAAACGGCATCCTATGGACATACAAAAGAGATCGTCAAACAAGACGTTGTGAAGTTGACAGTTTAG